The following are from one region of the Actinopolyspora halophila DSM 43834 genome:
- a CDS encoding alpha/beta fold hydrolase, which yields MRHHTIRGAELATRQSGNGDRELVFVHGFQNDHTGWRPLEERLDGDKYRSTFFDLAGCGASGGAETWRRCTIDEYGADLTGLCAELDIDRPVVVGHSLGGAIALRAVLDHPDRFAGLVLMAPASTTGLDFLPDEASFEALAHPTRDQQRAFARAAFRRPPSAEHLEELMGAVESASPEHIEGSAHAMRNFTPRSELAAVDVPTLLVCGDRDRHVPLRNHLDTQQAIPRCGLQVYFDIGHVPFVEAPDSCAVDIERFLATIA from the coding sequence GTGCGACACCACACGATCCGAGGCGCTGAGCTGGCCACCCGGCAGTCGGGCAACGGCGACCGTGAACTCGTGTTCGTTCACGGCTTCCAGAACGACCACACGGGATGGCGTCCGCTGGAGGAACGGCTCGACGGGGACAAGTACCGGTCCACGTTCTTCGATCTGGCAGGCTGCGGCGCGAGCGGGGGAGCCGAGACGTGGCGGCGTTGCACGATCGACGAGTACGGCGCCGACCTGACGGGCCTGTGCGCGGAGCTCGACATCGACCGGCCGGTCGTGGTCGGGCACAGTCTCGGCGGCGCGATCGCGCTGCGGGCCGTGCTCGATCACCCGGACCGGTTCGCCGGGCTCGTGCTCATGGCTCCCGCGTCGACCACCGGCCTCGACTTCCTGCCCGACGAGGCGAGTTTCGAAGCGCTCGCCCACCCGACGCGGGACCAGCAGCGCGCATTCGCTCGCGCGGCGTTCCGCCGGCCCCCGTCCGCGGAGCACCTGGAGGAACTCATGGGGGCGGTCGAGTCGGCGTCGCCGGAGCACATCGAGGGGTCGGCCCACGCGATGCGGAACTTCACCCCCCGATCGGAGCTCGCCGCCGTCGACGTGCCCACGCTGCTCGTCTGCGGTGATCGCGACCGGCACGTCCCGCTGCGCAACCACCTGGACACCCAGCAGGCCATTCCGCGGTGCGGGCTGCAGGTGTACTTCGACATCGGGCACGTGCCGTTCGTCGAGGCTCCCGACAGCTGTGCCGTCGACATCGAGCGATTCCTCGCCACGATCGCTTGA
- a CDS encoding ribbon-helix-helix protein, CopG family has protein sequence MTKTEDNRANRRARHAAIRAEVAAEEAENAEAESAENATTLDVPLHLRIDQQLDAQLREWAATEHIPTSALVRRLLRQAMQEHRGDFPTTTQVEEIARRVAREELHHS, from the coding sequence ATGACGAAAACCGAGGACAACCGGGCGAACCGCCGTGCCAGACATGCCGCGATCCGCGCCGAGGTCGCCGCGGAAGAAGCCGAGAACGCCGAAGCGGAATCAGCCGAGAACGCCACGACGTTGGACGTCCCGCTACACCTGCGCATCGACCAGCAGCTGGACGCACAACTGCGCGAGTGGGCCGCCACCGAGCACATTCCCACCTCAGCGCTGGTGCGCCGCCTGCTGCGACAGGCCATGCAGGAACATCGCGGTGACTTCCCCACCACTACTCAGGTGGAAGAGATCGCCCGCCGCGTGGCACGCGAGGAACTCCACCACAGCTGA
- a CDS encoding exonuclease domain-containing protein, producing MTDQLSGYAVVDTETTGVSAGYGHRIVEIAVVHVDTAGVVTDEWTTLLSPNRDLGPQAIHGIHASEVRHAPSFEHAAGELIDRLRDRVLVAHNWAFDAMHLRTEFDRCGIDTPFHDKAGLCTMRAAGQALPSAHRSLIDCCAAAGLPDRRWHTAHDDARAAADLLAYLLREHPATVQVTDQHLDAAQWPWPATSQQPFIPVHRPPIGYVHPHFLARLVERMPRDEEPDADSYFAMLDDALLDRQISATEADGLLELAHELGLHKTEVLALHHSYLRELVRTAWFDGVVTPAERTDIDTVATLLGLNQETVERVLAEEQDTGKQGGGMSTMSVTAGGLKLRPGDKVVLTGEMHQPRAQIQEQVKAAGLRVTSAVSKKTRLVAAADPDSLSGKAKDARKYGVPVVSEDAFTHALNAIER from the coding sequence ATGACCGACCAACTTTCCGGATACGCCGTCGTCGACACCGAAACTACGGGAGTCTCGGCCGGTTACGGGCACCGCATCGTCGAGATCGCCGTCGTTCACGTCGATACAGCCGGGGTGGTCACCGACGAGTGGACCACTCTGCTCAGCCCGAATCGAGACCTTGGCCCCCAAGCAATCCACGGCATTCACGCCTCCGAGGTCCGGCACGCACCCAGCTTCGAACACGCCGCCGGCGAGCTCATTGACCGGCTCCGCGACCGCGTACTCGTGGCCCATAACTGGGCCTTCGACGCCATGCACTTGCGGACTGAGTTCGACCGTTGCGGGATCGACACACCGTTCCACGACAAGGCCGGCCTGTGCACCATGCGCGCCGCAGGCCAGGCGCTGCCTTCGGCGCATCGGTCCCTGATTGATTGTTGCGCAGCCGCAGGACTGCCGGACCGTCGGTGGCACACTGCCCACGACGATGCCCGCGCCGCAGCCGACCTGCTCGCCTATCTTCTCCGTGAACATCCAGCGACTGTGCAGGTCACCGACCAGCATCTCGATGCTGCGCAGTGGCCCTGGCCCGCAACCTCGCAGCAGCCGTTTATTCCAGTGCACCGTCCCCCGATCGGCTATGTGCACCCCCACTTTCTCGCCCGCCTCGTCGAACGCATGCCGCGTGACGAAGAACCGGACGCCGATTCCTACTTCGCCATGCTCGATGATGCGTTGTTGGACCGGCAGATCTCAGCGACCGAAGCCGACGGACTGCTCGAGCTGGCGCACGAACTCGGTCTCCACAAGACCGAGGTCCTTGCCCTGCACCACTCCTACCTGCGAGAGCTCGTCCGCACTGCCTGGTTCGATGGCGTCGTCACCCCTGCCGAACGCACGGACATCGACACCGTCGCCACCCTGCTCGGGCTGAACCAGGAGACCGTCGAGCGAGTTCTCGCCGAGGAACAGGACACAGGTAAGCAGGGCGGCGGCATGTCGACGATGTCGGTAACCGCTGGCGGATTGAAGCTCCGCCCCGGCGACAAAGTTGTCCTGACCGGAGAGATGCATCAGCCACGCGCACAGATTCAAGAGCAAGTCAAAGCGGCCGGCCTGCGAGTGACATCCGCCGTGAGTAAGAAAACCAGACTCGTAGCTGCCGCCGACCCGGATTCGTTGTCGGGTAAGGCAAAGGACGCTCGAAAGTACGGTGTACCTGTCGTCAGTGAAGATGCCTTCACCCACGCATTGAACGCAATCGAACGCTGA
- a CDS encoding DUF6218 family protein, giving the protein MADTTLESPDELDAALAKPTADAFAPGNAVVALGSDETGGEALAVWQLSPSARPTGAWVLALPELMHSREQARRVLVLLERRAITAKHIDIVDAFLDQLSVAAELGTTSWWKEQAFSPLFALQDILARRAAMEKTVAAAKQQRKNIVALSWARDLAAETPPEDFDGVRRLAGVAQAPGTPVASEALTVSRVLHWLAQKWAETEQVKNRRSYVNGAHGNPELLPPSWLDAVQTAADTRLPL; this is encoded by the coding sequence GTGGCAGATACCACATTGGAATCGCCAGACGAATTAGATGCTGCTCTCGCCAAGCCGACCGCGGATGCGTTTGCACCGGGAAACGCCGTCGTGGCTCTGGGGTCTGACGAGACCGGTGGCGAGGCGCTGGCTGTGTGGCAGCTGAGCCCCTCGGCGCGTCCCACGGGCGCATGGGTGCTGGCCCTGCCTGAGCTGATGCACTCCCGAGAGCAGGCTCGGCGCGTGTTGGTGTTGCTGGAACGGCGGGCGATCACAGCAAAGCACATCGACATCGTGGACGCCTTTCTTGACCAGTTGTCCGTCGCGGCAGAGCTCGGAACCACGTCGTGGTGGAAAGAACAGGCCTTCTCGCCATTGTTTGCACTGCAGGACATACTCGCGCGTCGCGCCGCCATGGAGAAGACAGTTGCCGCAGCGAAACAACAGCGTAAGAACATCGTCGCTTTGAGCTGGGCACGGGACCTGGCGGCTGAGACTCCGCCCGAGGACTTCGATGGGGTGCGGCGTCTCGCGGGTGTGGCGCAGGCCCCCGGAACTCCGGTGGCCTCTGAGGCACTCACGGTGAGCCGTGTGCTTCATTGGCTGGCGCAAAAGTGGGCCGAGACCGAACAGGTAAAGAACCGGCGTAGCTACGTTAACGGCGCCCACGGCAATCCAGAGTTGCTGCCGCCTTCGTGGCTCGATGCAGTCCAGACCGCCGCCGACACGAGGCTTCCGCTATGA
- a CDS encoding HD domain-containing protein: MSLYAWAFEVSRDKLAESLPRRWSHVQGVAERARGLRPVSGDNADLLEAAAVLHDVGYAPDLATTGFHPLDGAVFLRELGAPDRLVHLVAHHSYAALEAELRGLSGELADFVDEIGVIRDALWYCDLNTTPDGTEVDARDRIAEIQQRYGPQHLVTRFINEGSPELLAAVDRTRTRLKSAKVS; the protein is encoded by the coding sequence ATGTCGTTGTATGCGTGGGCGTTCGAGGTCTCGCGGGACAAGCTGGCGGAGAGTCTTCCGCGCCGTTGGTCGCATGTTCAGGGGGTTGCCGAACGGGCTCGTGGTCTTCGTCCGGTCTCCGGCGACAACGCTGATCTGTTGGAGGCGGCCGCGGTCCTGCACGACGTGGGCTACGCCCCGGACCTCGCGACGACCGGGTTTCATCCGTTGGACGGGGCGGTCTTTCTACGGGAACTCGGTGCTCCGGATCGGTTGGTGCATCTGGTCGCGCATCACTCCTACGCGGCGTTGGAAGCCGAACTCCGCGGGTTGTCGGGCGAACTCGCGGACTTCGTCGACGAGATCGGCGTGATCCGTGACGCGTTGTGGTACTGCGACTTGAACACCACCCCGGACGGCACGGAGGTGGACGCGCGGGACCGTATCGCCGAGATTCAACAGCGCTACGGCCCGCAGCACCTGGTCACCCGGTTCATCAACGAGGGCTCGCCGGAACTGCTCGCGGCCGTGGACCGCACGCGCACACGGCTGAAATCGGCAAAGGTCAGCTGA
- a CDS encoding DMT family transporter: MTDPGRDRTWLVAIATAMWGTDALWRMPLATSLPTTTVVLCEHLIVTLLLVPLLPRAWRAFRDCGLRERLGVLVVGAGTSALATLLFTAAFTYGDPVTPVVLQKLQPVFAGLASFLLLRERMGGGYPFFAVPAVLGAWMLAFPDPLQVSVSRMMPALLALGAAVLWAAGTVFGRMLSRELSAMEVTTLRYSVGLPTAALVVFFRDGSPGQGLSNIGDALAVGWRNLGGLLLLALIPGLLALSLYYLGMRTTAAARATVAELSFPATAAVVGVGVLGETLTVTQWIGFALIVAMISALGWNERSGTSKAVGAEPVVARD, from the coding sequence ATGACCGATCCGGGACGTGACCGAACGTGGCTGGTCGCGATCGCCACCGCCATGTGGGGGACCGATGCGCTGTGGCGGATGCCGCTGGCCACCAGCCTGCCGACGACGACGGTGGTGCTGTGCGAGCACCTGATCGTGACATTGCTGCTCGTGCCGTTGCTGCCGCGCGCCTGGCGGGCTTTCCGGGACTGCGGGCTGCGGGAGCGTCTCGGTGTGCTGGTGGTGGGTGCGGGGACTTCCGCGCTGGCCACCCTGCTTTTCACGGCCGCGTTCACCTACGGTGACCCGGTGACACCCGTGGTGCTGCAGAAGCTGCAGCCCGTCTTCGCCGGGTTGGCGTCGTTCCTGCTGTTGCGGGAACGCATGGGCGGCGGGTATCCGTTCTTCGCGGTGCCCGCGGTGCTGGGGGCCTGGATGTTGGCCTTTCCGGACCCGCTCCAGGTCAGCGTTTCGCGCATGATGCCGGCGTTGTTGGCGCTGGGGGCGGCGGTCCTCTGGGCGGCCGGGACCGTGTTCGGGCGGATGCTCAGCCGGGAACTCAGCGCCATGGAAGTCACGACCCTGCGGTACTCGGTCGGTCTGCCCACCGCCGCGCTGGTGGTCTTCTTCCGGGACGGTTCTCCGGGGCAGGGGTTGTCGAACATCGGTGACGCCCTCGCCGTCGGGTGGAGGAACCTCGGCGGGTTGTTGCTGCTCGCCCTGATCCCGGGGCTGTTGGCGCTGAGCCTGTACTACCTCGGGATGCGCACCACCGCCGCGGCACGGGCCACTGTGGCCGAGCTGTCCTTCCCGGCCACGGCCGCCGTCGTCGGGGTGGGTGTGCTGGGCGAGACGCTCACCGTCACGCAGTGGATCGGGTTCGCGCTGATCGTGGCCATGATCAGCGCTTTGGGCTGGAACGAGCGGAGCGGCACCAGCAAGGCCGTCGGGGCCGAGCCGGTCGTCGCGCGTGATTGA
- a CDS encoding superoxide dismutase family protein translates to MRRFSIPSAIVLAVLTAAAPTAAVAQPVEKANQSASTHSYGSFDHYEKGATAVTYEPSEVPVGSTAGFLAREIPGKHTGVVATLRGLRPDRDYGAHVHTKPCGKTGSAAGPHFQQEQAPEGVSGDPAYANPHNEVWLDFHTDEAGNAVTGSFGDWDLERAGKASMVIHEHHTRSAPGEAGEAGDRLACLTVEF, encoded by the coding sequence ATGCGACGTTTCTCGATACCGAGCGCGATAGTGCTCGCCGTGCTGACCGCCGCCGCTCCGACCGCGGCCGTGGCCCAACCGGTGGAAAAGGCCAACCAGTCCGCCTCCACGCACTCGTACGGCTCCTTCGACCACTACGAGAAGGGAGCCACCGCGGTCACCTACGAACCGTCCGAGGTGCCCGTCGGGTCCACCGCGGGATTCCTCGCCCGCGAAATCCCCGGTAAGCACACCGGAGTCGTGGCCACCCTGCGCGGCCTGCGTCCGGACCGGGACTACGGTGCGCACGTGCACACGAAGCCCTGTGGGAAGACGGGGTCCGCCGCCGGACCACACTTCCAGCAGGAGCAGGCGCCCGAAGGGGTTTCCGGCGATCCCGCCTACGCGAACCCGCACAACGAGGTGTGGCTGGACTTCCACACCGACGAAGCGGGCAACGCGGTCACCGGGTCCTTCGGCGACTGGGACCTGGAGCGGGCCGGAAAGGCCTCGATGGTGATCCACGAGCACCACACCCGCAGCGCCCCCGGGGAAGCCGGTGAGGCCGGGGACAGGCTGGCCTGTCTGACAGTCGAGTTCTGA
- the dusB gene encoding tRNA dihydrouridine synthase DusB — protein MSLAPATAPLRIGPYEVDPPMVLAPMAGITNIAFRRLCREYGAGLYVCEMITSRALVERHPTTLQMVSFDADESPRSMQLYGVDPATMYDAVRMVVEENLADHVDMNFGCPVPKVTRKGGGSALPYKRRLFGEVVRAAVRAAEPAGIPVTVKFRVGIDDEHITHPDAGRIAEDSGAAAVALHGRTAAQRYSGTADWDQIARLKETVSGIPVLGNGDIFRADDALKMMSSTGCDGVVVGRGCLGRPWLFRDLQAAFAGDPVPEGPDLGEVSRVVRRHAELLTDHMGEHKGVRDLRKHMAQYLRGFPVGSELRKRFGLVSTLAELDDLLGELDPNIPFPTEAEGPRGRQGSAGKVVLPEGWLDDPEDSSVPEGAELDHNGG, from the coding sequence ATGTCGCTCGCACCCGCCACCGCACCGCTGCGGATCGGCCCGTACGAGGTCGACCCGCCAATGGTGCTCGCCCCGATGGCCGGGATCACCAACATCGCCTTCCGCAGGCTGTGCCGCGAATACGGCGCAGGCCTCTACGTCTGCGAGATGATCACCTCGCGCGCGTTGGTGGAACGGCACCCGACCACCCTGCAGATGGTTTCCTTCGACGCGGACGAGTCACCGCGGTCCATGCAGCTGTACGGCGTCGACCCGGCGACCATGTACGACGCGGTCCGCATGGTCGTCGAGGAGAACCTCGCCGACCACGTCGACATGAACTTCGGCTGTCCCGTCCCGAAGGTCACTCGCAAGGGCGGCGGCTCGGCGCTTCCCTACAAGCGCAGGCTTTTCGGCGAGGTAGTGCGCGCGGCCGTGCGCGCGGCCGAACCGGCGGGAATCCCGGTCACGGTCAAGTTCCGGGTCGGCATCGACGACGAGCACATCACTCATCCGGACGCGGGCCGCATCGCCGAGGACTCGGGCGCGGCCGCTGTGGCGCTGCACGGACGCACCGCCGCGCAGCGCTACTCCGGCACGGCTGACTGGGATCAGATCGCCCGGCTGAAGGAAACCGTGAGCGGCATCCCCGTGCTCGGCAACGGAGACATCTTCCGCGCCGACGACGCGCTGAAGATGATGTCGTCCACCGGCTGTGACGGTGTGGTCGTCGGAAGGGGCTGCCTGGGACGCCCCTGGCTCTTCCGGGACCTGCAGGCCGCCTTCGCCGGGGACCCCGTACCGGAAGGCCCCGACCTCGGAGAGGTCTCGCGCGTGGTGCGCAGGCACGCGGAACTGCTGACCGACCACATGGGCGAGCACAAGGGTGTACGCGATCTGCGCAAGCACATGGCCCAGTACCTGCGCGGGTTCCCCGTCGGCTCCGAGCTCAGGAAGCGGTTCGGCCTGGTCTCCACCCTGGCCGAACTGGACGACCTGCTGGGCGAGCTGGATCCGAACATTCCGTTCCCGACCGAGGCGGAGGGCCCGCGCGGCAGGCAGGGATCGGCGGGCAAGGTGGTGTTGCCGGAAGGTTGGCTGGACGATCCCGAGGACTCCTCCGTTCCGGAGGGCGCGGAGCTGGACCACAACGGGGGGTGA
- a CDS encoding GGDEF domain-containing protein codes for MSGLRDGIARSSTWQDEAARARLHDLPCTEHSTGKHYATDPTTAVGLAQLHEAIAELLATRGRWQQAYRHLRAALDLRDSELAPRVPEQLRHEVNWLRREHARAKEQSLRDTLTNSYNRRYLDERLRRLPEEGTGGVGIALVDLDWFKQINDTHGHVLGDRVLQNVVELLQEELPARGFCARYGGEEFVLVLPEVDVNAAVAVCERARARIESFPWIRIASGLRITVSIGLAYDTEHTSAPPPTTTEQKMLSADVLLYAAKQSGRNTVAYRADGEVQLTGTADHSD; via the coding sequence ATGTCCGGACTTCGCGATGGCATTGCCAGGTCGAGCACCTGGCAGGACGAGGCCGCTCGGGCACGCCTGCACGACCTTCCGTGTACCGAACATTCGACGGGCAAGCACTATGCGACCGACCCGACCACGGCGGTCGGCCTCGCCCAGCTTCACGAGGCCATAGCCGAGCTGCTCGCTACGCGTGGAAGGTGGCAACAGGCGTACCGGCATTTGCGCGCCGCCCTGGACCTGCGGGACAGCGAGCTGGCTCCGCGCGTTCCCGAGCAGCTGCGCCACGAGGTGAACTGGCTGCGCAGGGAGCACGCCAGAGCAAAAGAGCAGAGTCTGCGGGACACCCTGACCAACAGCTACAACCGTCGATACCTGGACGAACGACTCAGAAGGCTGCCCGAGGAGGGCACCGGAGGGGTCGGCATAGCTCTGGTGGACCTGGACTGGTTCAAACAGATCAACGACACCCACGGTCACGTGCTCGGCGACCGCGTGCTCCAGAACGTGGTGGAGTTACTGCAGGAAGAACTTCCCGCGCGGGGATTCTGCGCCAGATACGGGGGCGAGGAATTCGTACTGGTACTGCCCGAAGTGGACGTGAACGCCGCTGTCGCCGTATGCGAACGGGCACGGGCCCGAATCGAGAGTTTTCCGTGGATTCGAATAGCCAGCGGCCTGCGCATAACGGTGAGCATCGGATTGGCTTACGACACCGAGCACACCAGCGCACCACCACCGACAACCACGGAGCAAAAAATGCTCAGCGCCGATGTGTTGCTGTACGCGGCCAAACAATCCGGACGCAATACGGTGGCATACCGCGCCGACGGCGAAGTGCAATTGACCGGAACGGCCGATCATTCCGATTAG
- a CDS encoding LCP family protein, which translates to MPEKPREGSSGHQSSHSEWASSAAEETGNETGERSKSRRRRRALGDDGTGGTRVGDLLSKHGKRQTQSTGSHRRIEETEQDAPQDPPQSPQPPADGRRAAESSGTPARADEGDTSARQPAPEAPNARPGRSRRARRRAQHASEQEDETPQQSPSPGEWRAPTGEDKQQPPAPNPQASAPANEADDTTRIPPFRGAPRRPNGPRNRPNEQRPYSSGAAAPEEAPTGVNPAPDPGTPAAFTPPAPAAPHQQFPPAAGPRQQESGQPSEPADEDATLQHPPVREPHAPQTRQIPASGAPPAGQAPSGAPPAGQSAPGVVPPAAAGPRPGGEVPGTPNPQRPHTDTSARETAPEEAPTRHEPLPSTPERTRADDAADAVGSSDGEDLPRHEHAVDSSAAQAREHRGSEPDSAGEDADEEDVSEAADDIDATLARFSAVHDEIAAEEAKRRKRFAWLFGNHKEPEPGQDMPFDFSDDRGGSASRVEWRKAKRRKRVRTLGKSLAVAAAALVFVSTGIGWGGMTWWDSKFKEISALSRDSDSIQNPEMQEGDLNFLLIGSDTREGAQSGDNVGTSEGVAGARSDTTMIAHIPADRSRVVIVSIPRDLEIDIPADTCESWNAQTGEYSDETVPARNNVKFNAAYASGGPQCVTEKVQALSGLKITNFLGINFQGFKSMVDAVGGVRVCSNKPMIDRELGTVLKTGGWHELRGDRALQYVRARKVVGDSTADYGRMERQQMFLSALLRKMTSTDVLLNMNKLGDLANAVIANTFGENVNSNKLIALGKSLEGLDPKKVTFVTIPTTGENNARGNEELRESATSSLFRAVIEDKPITPSEGSGEQRSQGSSSSTANSSMADSQGEPAQTNPSQASTKPSPSETSVAVFNATERSGLAGNTAQKLREYDYTVGEVGDLDSPGDRTVIRYSEGNKQRAQLLASSVPAAELMKDASTGETVRLEIGDDYENRILQPDTGKVEVPEGLWTVNAGKDVCGGVN; encoded by the coding sequence GTGCCGGAAAAACCCCGCGAAGGCAGTTCGGGGCACCAGAGTTCCCACTCGGAGTGGGCTTCCTCCGCCGCGGAGGAAACAGGGAACGAAACCGGCGAGCGGTCCAAGTCGCGTAGGCGCAGGCGCGCACTGGGGGACGATGGCACCGGGGGAACGCGAGTCGGAGATCTGCTGTCCAAACACGGCAAACGTCAGACTCAGTCCACCGGGTCACACCGCAGGATCGAGGAAACCGAACAGGACGCGCCCCAGGATCCACCGCAGTCGCCCCAGCCCCCGGCCGACGGCCGACGAGCAGCCGAGAGCAGTGGAACTCCCGCCCGAGCCGACGAGGGGGACACCTCCGCCCGACAACCGGCCCCGGAGGCACCGAACGCGCGTCCCGGTCGCTCCCGTCGCGCGCGGAGACGCGCACAACACGCCTCCGAGCAGGAGGACGAAACACCCCAGCAGAGCCCGTCCCCCGGTGAATGGCGGGCCCCGACGGGCGAGGACAAACAGCAGCCTCCCGCACCGAACCCGCAGGCATCCGCTCCGGCGAACGAGGCCGACGACACCACGCGGATCCCACCGTTCCGGGGGGCTCCGCGGAGGCCGAACGGCCCGCGCAACCGTCCCAACGAGCAGCGCCCGTACTCATCCGGGGCCGCTGCTCCGGAGGAAGCACCCACGGGTGTGAATCCTGCTCCCGATCCCGGGACGCCAGCCGCCTTCACACCACCCGCTCCCGCGGCGCCGCACCAGCAATTCCCCCCGGCCGCGGGACCCCGACAGCAGGAGAGCGGGCAACCCTCCGAACCCGCCGACGAGGACGCCACGCTCCAGCACCCGCCCGTGCGGGAACCGCACGCCCCGCAAACGCGGCAGATTCCCGCTTCCGGAGCACCTCCCGCGGGGCAGGCTCCTTCCGGAGCACCTCCCGCGGGGCAGTCCGCTCCCGGGGTGGTCCCCCCGGCAGCGGCCGGCCCACGACCGGGCGGCGAGGTTCCCGGTACTCCGAACCCTCAGCGCCCGCACACGGACACCTCCGCCCGAGAAACGGCTCCGGAGGAGGCACCCACCCGGCACGAGCCGCTTCCCTCCACACCCGAAAGAACACGGGCGGACGACGCCGCGGACGCTGTGGGCTCCTCCGACGGGGAGGACCTCCCCCGGCACGAGCACGCGGTCGACTCCTCCGCCGCTCAGGCGCGGGAACATCGTGGTTCCGAACCGGACTCCGCGGGAGAGGACGCGGACGAAGAGGATGTGAGCGAGGCCGCGGACGACATCGACGCCACTCTGGCCAGGTTCTCCGCGGTCCACGACGAGATAGCCGCGGAGGAAGCCAAGCGGCGCAAGCGCTTCGCGTGGTTATTCGGCAACCACAAGGAGCCCGAACCCGGCCAGGACATGCCGTTCGACTTCTCCGACGATCGCGGAGGCAGCGCGTCCCGTGTCGAGTGGCGCAAGGCCAAACGGCGCAAGCGCGTTCGGACGCTGGGCAAGTCACTCGCGGTCGCCGCTGCCGCGCTCGTGTTCGTGAGCACGGGTATCGGCTGGGGAGGCATGACCTGGTGGGACTCCAAGTTCAAGGAGATCTCCGCGCTCAGTCGGGACTCCGACTCGATCCAGAACCCCGAGATGCAGGAAGGCGATCTGAACTTCCTGCTCATCGGCTCCGACACCAGGGAGGGAGCGCAGTCCGGGGACAACGTCGGCACCAGCGAAGGGGTCGCGGGAGCACGCTCGGACACCACCATGATCGCCCACATCCCGGCCGACCGCAGCCGCGTGGTGATCGTGTCCATCCCCAGGGACCTGGAAATCGACATCCCGGCCGACACCTGCGAGTCCTGGAACGCCCAAACCGGTGAGTACTCCGACGAGACGGTCCCGGCCAGGAACAACGTCAAGTTCAACGCGGCCTACGCCAGCGGTGGTCCGCAGTGCGTGACCGAGAAGGTGCAGGCGCTGTCCGGATTGAAGATCACGAACTTCCTCGGGATCAACTTCCAGGGGTTCAAGTCGATGGTCGACGCGGTGGGAGGTGTGCGGGTCTGCTCCAACAAACCGATGATCGACCGCGAGCTCGGCACGGTGCTCAAGACCGGCGGGTGGCACGAGCTCCGCGGGGACCGGGCCCTGCAGTACGTGCGGGCGCGCAAGGTCGTGGGCGACAGCACGGCGGACTACGGTCGGATGGAGCGCCAGCAGATGTTCCTGTCCGCGCTGTTGCGCAAAATGACCTCGACCGACGTGCTGCTGAACATGAACAAGCTCGGTGACCTGGCCAACGCCGTCATCGCCAACACTTTCGGCGAGAACGTCAACAGCAACAAGCTCATCGCTCTCGGCAAGTCCCTGGAGGGCCTGGACCCGAAGAAGGTCACCTTCGTGACCATCCCGACCACGGGTGAGAACAACGCACGCGGCAACGAGGAGCTCCGCGAGTCGGCCACGAGTTCACTCTTCCGGGCCGTCATCGAGGACAAGCCCATAACTCCCTCCGAGGGGTCGGGCGAGCAGCGGAGTCAGGGTTCCTCCTCTTCCACGGCCAACTCCTCCATGGCCGATTCGCAGGGCGAGCCCGCGCAGACCAACCCGAGTCAGGCCTCCACCAAGCCCAGCCCCTCCGAAACGAGCGTGGCGGTGTTCAACGCCACCGAGCGCAGTGGGCTCGCGGGCAACACCGCCCAGAAGCTGCGGGAGTACGACTACACGGTCGGCGAGGTCGGTGATCTGGACTCCCCCGGCGATCGAACCGTCATCAGGTACTCGGAGGGCAACAAGCAGCGGGCCCAGCTGCTCGCCTCGTCCGTGCCCGCCGCCGAGTTGATGAAGGACGCTTCCACCGGGGAGACCGTCAGGTTGGAGATCGGCGACGATTACGAGAACCGGATCCTTCAGCCCGACACCGGTAAGGTGGAGGTCCCGGAGGGACTGTGGACCGTCAACGCGGGCAAGGACGTGTGCGGCGGGGTGAACTGA